One genomic window of Pseudoxanthomonas sp. includes the following:
- a CDS encoding nucleoside deaminase, whose product MLYTQIQLSLPDWVHQVVDHAALFRGDEAKVALAIELARLNVEHGSGGPFGAAVFGPDDRIVAVGVNRVVPQNTSLAHAENMAYMLAQQRLQTFRLNGALASPVTLATSAQPCCQCYGATVWAGVDRLLIGARAEDVEALTEFDEGPLPADWVGELTKRNIEVVRDLHREAACAVLAAYGQRGGSKY is encoded by the coding sequence ATGCTTTACACCCAGATCCAACTCAGCCTGCCCGACTGGGTCCACCAGGTCGTGGACCACGCCGCGCTTTTCCGCGGCGATGAAGCCAAGGTCGCCCTGGCCATCGAGCTGGCCCGCCTGAATGTCGAACACGGCAGCGGCGGTCCGTTCGGTGCAGCCGTGTTCGGCCCGGACGACCGCATCGTCGCGGTCGGCGTCAACCGCGTGGTGCCACAGAACACCTCGCTGGCCCACGCCGAGAACATGGCCTACATGCTCGCCCAGCAGCGCCTGCAGACCTTCCGCCTCAACGGCGCGCTGGCCAGCCCGGTGACCCTGGCCACTTCCGCCCAGCCGTGCTGCCAGTGCTACGGCGCCACCGTGTGGGCCGGCGTGGACCGGCTGCTGATCGGCGCGCGCGCCGAGGATGTGGAAGCACTGACCGAATTCGACGAAGGTCCGCTGCCTGCCGACTGGGTGGGCGAACTGACCAAGCGCAACATCGAAGTGGTGCGCGACCTGCACCGCGAAGCGGCCTGCGCCGTCCTGGCCGCCTACGGCCAGCGCGGCGGCAGCAAATACTGA